In Solanum stenotomum isolate F172 chromosome 6, ASM1918654v1, whole genome shotgun sequence, one DNA window encodes the following:
- the LOC125867862 gene encoding germin-like protein subfamily 1 member 1, which yields METSTIVFSMSVLVVLLGWVGSDPDPLQDYCVADTKKESFYNGVPCINPQNVDISHFATSALSKAGKIGMVFGFNVTLTTIFNLPGMNTQGLTMARIDIGPNSLVSPHSHPRASEVAILLKGSLLVGFINTSNHLFTQKLRPGDSFVFPKGMIHFLYNTDSKVQALALSGLSSQNPGVQMASPAAFATGPTMPDEVSKKLFQINDQDVTRIRASLGG from the exons atggaGACTAGCACTATAGTATTTAGTATGAGTGTACTTGTTGTTTTATTGGGCTGGGTTGGATCCGATCCGGATCCACTCCAAGATTATTGTGTGGCTGATACCaaaaaagaaagtttttatAATGGTGTGCCATGTATCAATCCACAAAATGTAGATATTTCCCATTTTGCAACATCAGCATTGTCCAAGGCTGGTAAAATTGGCATGGTATTTGGTTTCAATGTGACACTTACTACAATTTTCAATTTGCCAG GTATGAACACTCAAGGACTCACTATGGCAAGAATAGACATTGGTCCCAATAGCCTTGTGTCCCCTCATTCCCACCCTCGAGCCTCAGAAGTGGCTATTTTACTAAAGGGTTCACTTTTAGTTGGATTTATTAACACATCAAATCACTTATTTACCCAAAAATTAAGACCAGGagattcttttgtttttccaaAAGGTATGATCCATTTTCTTTATAATACTGACTCTAAGGTGCAAGCATTGGCCTTGTCTGGGCTGAGTAGCCAGAACCCTGGTGTCCAAATGGCTTCCCCGGCCGCGTTCGCGACAGGCCCAACTATGCCAGATGAAGTATCTAAAAAGTTATTTCAGATCAACGATCAGGATGTTACGAGAATCAGGGCAAGCCTTGGAGGATGA
- the LOC125867848 gene encoding probable galacturonosyltransferase-like 9 gives MKMGCLGFDFSNFQSITAFCLLLMLGFSFSPIGCLGIRSFPEERRFTEAPEYRNGVQCPVTAETQNMVHVAMTLDSEYLRGSMAAIHSVLRHSSCPEHIFFHFIAAEFDPSSPRVLTQLVRSIFPSLNFKVYIFREDTVLNLISSSIRHALENPLNYARNYLGDMLDPSVTRVIYLDSDIILVDDIEKLWKTPLSGSRIIGAPEYCHANFTKYFTDSFWSDPDLPRVFGSRNPCYFNTGVMVMDLQKWREGDYRKKIEKWMELQRQRRIYELGSLPPFLLVFGGLVEPINHRWNQHGLGGDNVMGSCRSLHPGPVSLLHWSGKGKPWARLDEKRPCPLDYLWEPYDLYKPKPKSRPNYQRSKMRLYQHHNLDYSSSNILFGYSNYFI, from the coding sequence ATGAAAATGGGTTGTTTGGGGTttgatttttctaattttcaatCGATTACAGCATTTTGTTTGTTATTGATGCTTGGGTTTTCGTTTTCCCCAATTGGGTGTCTAGGGATTCGTAGTTTTCCTGAGGAAAGACGATTTACAGAAGCGCCGGAGTATAGAAACGGCGTTCAATGTCCGGTGACGGCGGAAACtcaaaatatggttcatgtaGCGATGACGCTTGATTCAGAATATCTCAGAGGATCTATGGCGGCTATACACTCAGTTCTCCGTCATTCATCTTGCCCTGAACATATCTTCTTCCATTTCATCGCTGCTGAGTTTGACCCGTCTAGTCCACGGGTTTTAACCCAGCTAGTCCGATCTATATTCCCTTCACTCAACTTCAAAGTCTATATATTCAGAGAAGATACAGTTCTAAATCTCATTTCATCTTCGATCCGTCACGCACTTGAAAACCCATTAAACTACGCCCGGAATTACCTCGGTGATATGCTTGACCCGTCGGTAACCCGGGTCATTTACCTCGATTCCGATATCATCCTCGTCGATGATATCGAAAAGCTATGGAAAACCCCTCTTTCCGGTTCCCGAATCATCGGAGCACCAGAATACTGCCATGCAAATTTCACGAAATACTTCACCGATTCTTTCTGGTCCGACCCGGATTTACCCCGGGTATTCGGGTCACGAAACCCGTGTTACTTCAACACCGGTGTGATGGTAATGGATTTGCAGAAATGGAGAGAAGGTGATTACCGGAAAAAGATAGAGAAATGGATGGAGTTACAGAGACAAAGAAGAATTTACGAACTGGGTTCATTGCCGCCGTTTCTGCTTGTTTTTGGTGGGCTCGTCGAGCCCATTAATCACCGGTGGAATCAACATGGGCTCGGCGGCGACAATGTAATGGGCTCGTGTAGATCATTACATCCAGGCCCAGTAAGCTTGTTACATTGGTCTGGTAAAGGAAAACCATGGGCCAGGCTTGATGAAAAAAGGCCTTGTCCATTGGATTATCTTTGGGAGCCTTATGATTTGTATAAGCCCAAGCCCAAATCAAGGCCCAATTATCAAAGGAGTAAAATGAGACTTTATCAACATCATAATTTGGATTATTCTAGTAGTAATATACTTTTTGGTTACTCCAATTAtttcatttga
- the LOC125867847 gene encoding pyruvate dehydrogenase E1 component subunit alpha, mitochondrial produces the protein MALSTSRAINHIMKPLSAAVCATRRLSSDSTATITVETSLPFTSHNIDPPSRSIETSPKELMTFFKDMTEMRRMEIAADSLYKAKLIRGFCHLYDGQEAVAVGMEAAITKKDCIITAYRDHCIFLGRGGTLVESFAELMGRRDGCSRGKGGSMHFYKKENGFYGGHGIVGAQVPLGIGLAFAQKYKKEDYVTFAMYGDGAANQGQLFEALNMAALWDLPAILVCENNHYGMGTAEWRAAKSPAYYKRGDYVPGLRVDGMDVFAVKQACTFAKQHALKNGPIILEMDTYRYHGHSMSDPGSTYRTRDEISGVRQERDPVERIRSLILAHNIATEAELKDIEKENRKVVDEAIAKAKESPMPDPSELFTNVYVKGFGVEAYGADRKELRATLP, from the exons ATGGCTCTATCAACAAGCCGAGCCATTAACCACATCATGAAGCCGTTATCGGCGGCGGTGTGCGCCACGCGCCGCCTATCATCGGACTCCACCGCCACAATCACCGTGGAGACAAGTCTCCCTTTCACCAGCCACAACATCGATCCTCCTTCCCGCTCCATCGAGACAAGCCCTAAGGAACTCATGACTTTCTTCAAGGACATGACGGAGATGCGTCGGATGGAGATCGCTGCTGATTCTCTCTACAAAGCAAAACTCATCCGCGGATTTTGCCATCTGTATGACGGACAGGAAGCTGTTGCTGTTGGTATGGAAGCTGCAATTACCAAAAAAGACTGTATTATTACTGCTTATAGAGATCATTGTATCTTTCTCGGTCGTGGTGGAACTTTAGTGGAGTCGTTTGCGGAGCTTATGGGAAGGAGAGATGGTTGTTCGAGAGGTAAAGGTGGTTCGATGCATTTTTATAAGAAGGAAAATGGATTTTATGGAGGTCATGGTATTGTTGGTGCTCAGGTTCCTTTAGGGATTGGATTGGCATTTGCACAGAAGTATAAAAAAGAGGATTATGTGACTTTTGCCATGTATGGTGATGGTGCTGCTAATCAAGGGCAATTGTTTGAGGCTTTGAATATGGCTGCATTATGGGATCTTCCTGCAATTCTAGTTTGTGAGAATAACCACT ATGGAATGGGGACAGCAGAATGGAGGGCTGCAAAAAGTCCAGCTTATTACAAGAGAGGAGATTATGTTCCTGGTCTGAGG GTAGATGGTATGGATGTCTTTGCCGTTAAACAAGCATGCACATTTGCTAAGCAGCACGCCCTCAAGAATGGACCAATT ATTCTTGAAATGGACACCTATAGGTACCATGGTCACTCTATGTCTGATCCTGGAAGCACCTACCGCACTCGTGATGAGATTAGTGGTGTTAGACAG GAACGTGATCCTGTTGAAAGAATCAGGAGCCTCATATTAGCCCATAATATAGCCACTGAGGCAGAGCTGAAG GatattgagaaagaaaatagaaaagttGTAGATGAAGCTATTGCTAAAGCAAAG GAGAGCCCCATGCCTGACCCTTCTGAGCTCTTCACCAATGTATATGTGAAAGGGTTTGGAGTTGAG GCCTATGGAGCAGATAGGAAGGAACTCAGAGCTACACTTCCCTGA